A window of the Alnus glutinosa chromosome 4, dhAlnGlut1.1, whole genome shotgun sequence genome harbors these coding sequences:
- the LOC133865201 gene encoding heavy metal-associated isoprenylated plant protein 3-like, whose product MGKKKNKNNSQNANEKEKENPPVTTVIFKLVLHCLGCIDKIKKTVEKAKGAQSLEIDRQKELMRVKGTMDAKALAQSLRKKLKRQVDIVLLKEEKEGEEGEKKDGDGGGGGKKVGGGGDGGQEEANAKVDQGNKIIMAPPGYGNIVCGNGYGYPPYVHVHLHGHGYGYGNGNGYGYPPNGHGYGYGYGHGGFVGEHLHAPQMFSDESPNACSIM is encoded by the exons ATGGGCAAG aagaagaacaagaacaacagCCAGAATGCAAacgagaaggagaaggagaac CCTCCGGTGACAACGGTGATTTTTAAGCTGGTGCTGCACTGCCTGGGGTGCATTGACAAGATTAAGAAGACTGTTGAGAAGGCCAAAG GTGCCCAGAGCTTGGAGATTGATAGACAGAAAGAACTGATGAGAGTGAAGGGTACTATGGATGCGAAGGCCCTAGCTCAAAGCCTGAGGAAGAAACTTAAGAGGCAAGTGGATATCGTGCTACTAAAGGAGGAGAAAGAAGGGGAGGAGGGCGAGAAGAAGGATGGTGATGGCGGCGGTGGTGGGAAGAAGGTTGGAGGTGGAGGAGACGGTGGGCAGGAAGAAGCTAATGCCAAAGTTGATCAAgggaataaaataattatggcacCACCCGGGTACGGGAATATTGTGTGTGGGAATGGATACGGGTACCCCCCTTATGTGCATGTGCATTTGCATGGGCATGGGTATGGGTATGGGAATGGGAATGGATACGGGTACCCCCCGAATGGGCATGGGTATGGGTATGGGTATGGGCATGGAGGGTTTGTGGGGGAGCACTTGCATGCCCCGCAAATGTTCAGCGACGAAAGCCCCAATGCTTGCTCTATCATGTGA